In Triticum aestivum cultivar Chinese Spring chromosome 5B, IWGSC CS RefSeq v2.1, whole genome shotgun sequence, the following proteins share a genomic window:
- the LOC123115144 gene encoding uncharacterized protein translates to MGKPSGSGSKSNSDFRRAISAVRTKNRDQISGQKRLGGSRSKKRSSIKRKAWKDKLYSRCAPSIIVDLMEDLDEQPRKLVEEMGFQGLHSLKLHKLNKPLGAWLLSKFDTNLLVFFAGTSRELKMTPEDVNRVSGIPCSGMIIVPPSPQDVISMKAYFCGVFEKSSWDEITISFLLKIVTTKPKGEMTSEEILRFKTAFAFSVVTKFFAPQSLNNFISTRYMKAVFDMENIHAYNWAQFVADELRLAAASLQLKLSRGKNIGYINGCMLIPQIHYLDSLDFGKDSPPDHILPRFAAYNDAMVCNLIKRDIILKNRLPFPTYGKLKDTTYKFREILPTFF, encoded by the exons ATGGGCAAGCCGAGCGGCAGCGGCAGCAAATCCAATTCTGATTTCAGGCGAGCTATCTCTGCAGTGCGCACTAAAAACCGAGATCAAATATCCGGCCAAAAACGTTTAGGTGGATCTCGCTCAAAGAAAAGGAGTTCCATAAAGAGGAAAGCATGGAAAGACAAACTGTACTCCAGGTGTGCTCCTTCTATCATTGTAGATCTCATGGAAGACCTTGACGAGCAGCCCAGAAAGCTTGTAGAAGAGATGGGGTTTCAGGGATTACATAGCCTAAAGCTGCACAAGCTAAATAAACCATTAGGAGCCTGGCTGCTTAGTAAATTCGATACAAATTTGTTAGTTTTTTTTGCTGGGACAAGCAGAGAGCTAAAGATGACACCCGAGGACGTAAATCGTGTGAGCGGAATCCCATGTTCTGGCATGATCATAGTACCTCCAAGCCCACAAGATGTCATTTCTATGAAAGCATACTTTTGTGGTGTTTTCGAAAAATCCTCATGGGATGAAATCACTATCAGCTTCCTTTTGAAAATAGTAACAACAAAACCAAAAGGCGAAATGACAAGTGAAGAAATCCTGCGATTCAAGACCGCGTTTGCATTTTCTGTTGTTACCAAATTCTTCGCTCCACAATCCCTGAACAACTTCATATCAACACGATATATGAAAGCAGTGTTTGATATGGAGAACATTCATGCCTACAATTGGGCACAATTTGTCGCCGACGAGCTCAGACTAGCAGCAGCATCTCTGCAGTTGAAGCTTTCCCGTGGAAAGAACATTGGATACATCAATGGATGCATGTTAATCCCTCAG ATTCACTACCTAGACAGCTTGGACTTTGGCAAGGATTCTCCTCCCGACCACATTCTTCCCCGGTTTGCTGCATACAACGACGCCATGGTCTGTAACCTGATCAAACGGGATATAATTCTGAAAAATCGACTTCCTTTTCCGACATATGGTAAACTAAAG GATACTACGTACAAGTTCAGAGAAATACTACCTACTTTTTTTTGA
- the LOC123117276 gene encoding uncharacterized protein has protein sequence MGLSQLEPGDNTTVCNQVTRVTANLSAQFDMAAETTVVPDTPDQPQQAPQSDFPDPTPTSISPHSLLQETSAIRISIHEECGLPKVQPKTRRRIIGVPSDMLLDVPKRVIKPSRMVKSPFLCKQYQCVRLDVQAQEDLFTYTNSISAADQLRKIWLHISDPVPRFLKLQQIQEALAFDAEMQDDAFNVAVQALFEDEVHRFGGTDFLGWRHFLNQDFAMHATAGGADWNPEDHVYLFNDIHIPYDVSKSRLIYIPLHQPFHFSVYAFDMENEKIQIMDPLRDTSKGGQDIEARHSKTKDHIAKALQDCMVISFPDWKRNISSWQHEFPTNIPATANRIDTAFHVLHIMRNWDAKCLVNPVSSDSRDLRKVFLANLLSFTSNEAILPESVNYYIKALRRN, from the exons ATGGGATTGAGTCAACTTGAGCCCGGCGACAACACCACAGTGTGTAACCAAGTCACCCGAGTCACTGCAAACTTATCGGCACAGTTTGACATGGCAGCTGAGACAACCGTAGTGCCAGATACACCAGATCAACCTCAACAAGCTCCACAATCAG ATTTTCCTGACCCTACTCCTACTTCCATATCGCCTCATTCTTTACTGCAAGAGACGAGTGCAATAAGGATTTCTATCCATGAGGAATGCGGTCTCCCGAAAGTACAACCCAAAACAAGGAGGAGAATCATTGGGGTACCATCTGATATGCTTCTAGACGTACCAAAACGAGTAATAAAACCAAGCAGAATGGTGAAGTCCCCATTTCTTTGCAAACAGTACCAATGTGTCAGGCTTGATGTCCAGGCACAAGAAGATTTATTCACATATACAAACTCAATTTCTGCTGCCGACCAACTGAG AAAAATTTGGCTACACATATCTGATCCAGTCCCAAGGTTTCTAAAATTGCAACAGATACAAGAAGCCCTCGCATTTGACGCTGAAATGCAAGATGATGCATTCAATGTTGCTGTCCAAGCACTATTCGAGGATGAGGTGCACAGGTTCGGGGGAACAGATTTCCTAGGCTGGAGGCACTTCTTGAATCAAGATTTCGCG ATGCACGCAACCGCTGGTGGCGCAGACTGGAACCCCGAGGATCATGTCTACTTATTCAACGACATTCACATACCATACGACGTCTCAAAAAGCCGTCTG ATATATATCCCTCTCCACCAACCGTTTCATTTCTCAGTCTACGCATTTGATATGGAGAACGAGAAGATTCAGATCATGGACCCCTTAAGAGATACAAGCAAAGGAGGGCAGGACATTGAAGCTAGGCACTCTAAGACTAAAGATCATATTGCGAAAGCATTGCAGGATTGCATGGTCATCTCTTTTCCAGACTGGAAACGCAATATTTCTAGCTGGCAGCATGAGTTCCCAACAAATATTCCAGCAACTGCTAACAG GATTGATACTGCTTTCCACGTTCTGCATATCATGAGAAATTGGGATGCAAAATGCTTAGTCAATCCAGTCTCTAGT GACTCTCGAGATTTGCGGAAGGTCTTCCTTGCCAACCTCCTGTCATTCACAAGTAATGAGGCCATACTCCCAGAAAGTGTCAACTACTACATCAAAGCACTCAGGAGGAACTGA